Within Mytilus edulis chromosome 10, xbMytEdul2.2, whole genome shotgun sequence, the genomic segment ACATTAACTAGaggaaacaaataaataataaaaaataccgAAATAATCGTATATGTTTAGAAAATAAGATACAGAAATATAAGCATAAGCATATTAGAAATAGCACGCCACTATCTGTCATATTGATTGAGCAACCGGATACAAAATTCATAACAATTAATCACAAATTACTGAATTTACTGAAAAATCAAGAACAAATTTATTACATTTAAGACAAAATATCATatagtctgtttctatgtatgtagACCTTTATTTTTGAAGCAGTttagtactgttgcctttattttaaatttactatgctaaataaaaagatataaatgtatcttcatttaataattttcttctttttacaATAAAAGTCATACTTACCAATGCTTGGACATCAACACAGCCACCAACAACGCCGTTGTGGGACGAACCTTGTCATACGCATATTGTAATCGAAAGTAAATTTGATAGAACTGTGAAGTATACACTGCAAAATGGAGAACATGAGTTCTGTGACGATATGTATGGGATGTACACAGAAGGATGGTATAAATTCAGTGGAAATGAGAATGTTTTGACAAAACCCCCCAAACCAGGACAGTGTGGGTCTTCTACACCTATATGGTTTGATggtaacgtgttttttttttttagtctttgaaTGATAAGTCGACAGTTAGTCAATCAATAGATATTTGTTGCAACGTTTTGAATTTGAAACAGTTCATTTATATCAATTACTCCAATATGTATTTATGTTTTCACATCCGTCTAATTTGTTCTATACTTTAACAGGACAATATCCAACGAGTTATGCTGAAGTATTAACAGTAACAGCTTGCGTAGTCGGAAATGATACAGACTGCGAACACAGCTGGAATGTGTCTGTAATGCATTGTGAGAAATATAATGTTGCATACTATGGATCGCCTCAATATTACACCAACTCAGGCTGTGGAAGATACTGTATGGGTAAATATTTGCATTGTtgcaatttttctatgatttgtACTGACTTATCCGTGTCAGTTTCTTTTGAGAGGTCGCGGTATAAGAATCGGGTCAGTATGATTCTCAGTATTCCGTAGGTAATTCACTGCGGAACAATTTACTTTCAACTTATTCAAGTCTttacaaacgagacgattttaattttgaaattatcaattctaCCAACATTTCCTTACCTTACTTGTATTGGCTACCTCAACTTCACAACATTCCGTGCTTACCTGCATGTTTTACCTAAgtattgtccattagattgacaaaaattctgtccgcagggaatgagggtcttcagaaatactgtgaaactgtctactcgcgtagtggtattgaCCATATGTGggtaaagaacttctggataatttaaaatctcgatctttttctgaaatttagttctatcaaaactttggATTTTTCAACACTGTTTGTGAAATTAAAATATCGTCtaaagaaataattcacaatgcttttcaatataaaattggTAGCAAACGCTATAAGTTTATTACTTTGGAAAACCGTACGGCacattttgttaatagtgaacaaaaaggtaaaacatgttCCACAGAGGGACAGACAATCAGTATGCTGGAaattcttattgacaacatatttaatgaatttggaggtagactttttcaacaaattgtcggcattcctttGGGAACGAACTGTGTGCCTCTTTTTGTCGTAATCTTCTTAGTTTCATAGGAGTCGGAGAAACTTCAGACACAAAATAAGAATATCAGAAAGACCagcaaattttatttaacattcagAATTAATatcaaaaatcaattaaaaaaaaattaaaagatgatcTCTCTATTTagaatccaaacttttctgattggttTCTATTGATATATCTccaagaactagaaattaaagaaacgacAGACtaggcttcctctgcctcatttttagacttgtaCCTCGAATTTAACAACGCGGTCATATTTGtcccagaatctatgacaaaggCGAGACGATTTCagttttaatttatcaatttttcCATCTAAGTAACAATTAACCAACTTGATCTACAAATGGGATATATAATTCACAATTTGTTCAgcattcaagagcttgcagctgctactttgattgttgataaatattccgtatcaacttcacaaataatacacatTACAACATGGTCTTGtagtatagattctgggtactgacgttgtttatcatttaAATAACATCTTACagtgttcttttgtttgtctttatgaatataaattttattcaagATTATTCATGGTGATATTTATTTGACGTGGGTCGTTActtttacatcccgtcattgtgt encodes:
- the LOC139490619 gene encoding uncharacterized protein, whose amino-acid sequence is MFFGIFFQIILLNYFILTNAWTSTQPPTTPLWDEPCHTHIVIESKFDRTVKYTLQNGEHEFCDDMYGMYTEGWYKFSGNENVLTKPPKPGQCGSSTPIWFDGQYPTSYAEVLTVTACVVGNDTDCEHSWNVSVMHCEKYNVAYYGSPQYYTNSGCGRYCMEYTSDPCSNYSVIDYDSTRHQDYYNQSYMYMYNCDSFWSGGWYYFEGGYSLLTIPPLSGQ